A stretch of DNA from Salmo trutta chromosome 12, fSalTru1.1, whole genome shotgun sequence:
AGAGAGTCCTGGGGAGTCAGGCTGAAATCTGAGGGGCAATAACAAACACTTTGTCAATTCTAACCGGTCATATGTAGAAAGACCAGTCCCACTCCCTTCAGTCTGACCTCATGTAAGGGTAGGTCCATGGCCCTACACTTTTTGGGGCTTTTTTGGGACAGGTCTcggaggtggcaggtagcctagcggttatgagtgttgggccagtaaccaaaaggtctcTAGTTCGAATCAACGTGCCGACAAGGTGAAAacccctaattgctccagggccGCCGTTGATGATGGCAGACCCTGATCGTGATCCCACACTCAGAGTATCTCAGGGAGAGGGGGATATACAaacaacacatttccaattcaaatAAGACAAATATACTGTAAGCACACAccaaattattttattattataataaacatCTTTGGACCAAAAACTGGTGCAAACCCTGCCAGTGGAAAAGCACTGAAAAGTGACTGATTCACACTCTAGGGTAGACATGAACCGTACTGTCCTGGCTCCAATATTTAATTTTCACAATGTCTTGTCCAGCATGGTTCCAGAAACTATTGTGAAtatgtaaccaggccagcccagtacaACTCAACTTGGTTCTGTTCGGTTCTGTAGTCCAAATCTGGCATAAGGGTCTGATTCAGAGTTGAGATAAGCATGTGCAACTCATAACTAGTTACCGTAGCTGCCAGTGTTCTGAGGGTCACGCTGAGACGAGGAACCCTCATCtgccctcccctctgtctccatgTTGGACATCACTGCCTGATTCTACAGCCTAAAGAAAGCAAGCAGCAGCAGTGGCAAAATTAGTGATGTTTGGCAGTGTGCCtggtgtttccagatttctatgaaatatgacctataattacttACAATATCAGTGAAattgttttccttacaaaaaaTGGTAATGAAGTATGTCAACaaagcttttctgtgttggaatggtgtgggcgtataccggtTATTACAAATATTAACACAAGTGgactgctgattggccagctcatccttcTGAGGAGTATTACATCACACTATATGACAAAATGGCAAGCATTTTTTTAAAAGTTTGAGGTGGGTTTTTATTTTATGCAAATAcaagtataggatgagtcaacaacattatttgggtatgagttaacacaATATGAACTGTTCAAAGttaacttgtttttttttaaatggtgccCCACCactgctaaatgaatataggggaaacactggagaTGTTAGCCACTTGGGCCCTTGAACCTACTGAGGGGTTGCAAACCCACTTCCTCTTGGAGAAGTGTGCAGACTTTTattccagccctgctctaaaacGCCTGATTCAGCTGATCAAAGgtgattagtagaatcaggtgtgttacagtAGGGCTGGTGCAAATGCCTGAAAAGCCAGTAGCTATTCAGGGGAGGATTGGCAAGCtctggctgaatgtcctttgtaAGTGAATGCCTGAGTCAGACAACACAACCAGGTAGCAATAAAATAGAtcaactaactaactagctagtttGATATCAGCACGTCTAGGAGAGTGCTATGGTGCCtggctatgctagctagctatgccaTTCTGAATAAATCTAGAAATGCTGTCCTCTCTACAGTTAGCTAAGGCAGCAAAACACATGCAAGTCATTCCAAATGGAGGCAATCATGTTATATTGTAAAATATACAGATGATTTTGAACACTTTACCTTTGAAATTAGCTCTCCATCAACAACGGCAACGTCTGGAAAACATCATGTGACAGGGCGTCACTCATGTGACTGTTTGGACTTCCTGTTTGAACGAATCTGGCTTGATTACTTGTTTCTCAAACTAACGGTGCGATGTTGATGTTAGAGAAATGGTTTTGAACAGAATCAGAGTGAGGAAGTGGTCTCCCCTAGGAAAGGCTGACGATCGGTAATTTTAACGCTAATGTTGTAAGAGGAATGTGATGTTTTCAGCTCAGTTAAACTCGAGTCTCCGAGCTAGCTTGGCGAACCAATCAAGCCTCCCCTCTTCTGTCAATGGTGAATCGATTTGTTGGACGGATGAGTTGTTGCCAGACATTGTGTGTAGTCAACAAGATGTTGTTTTCAACGTTAATTTCTTTAATGACAACGAGGAATTTGCATGCAGACAACTAGCAAGCTGTTTTGATTCAGCCGAGTGTGGATGCATTGTTTGTTTTTCTGTTGGAGGTGCTGTTATCCCCATTTAAGTTCCCCTCGAATCATCAGAATTCTCTGAAATGGAATGGTTATCGTTTTCAGTGCATGAAATATTGAATATGTAGGCTTCCTTAAATCCATGTCCACCTCGGAGTATTCTGTTACACGGGTAGACGATCGAAACATACTTACAAATGTCAACCTGGTGTGCAGTTAGCtattacataaaaaataaattatttaTTATACTGTGCCGTTTTAACAGACATTGGGTGTGTTCTAAGTAACGATAGGacgttttctttctttctgctaATGATGAATAATTTCCATGTTTCAGGTGTGTCAACACAGATGTAACGTTACAACCACTGATTCAGTACGTTATAAGACGGCCGTATGGTGACATTGGAGAGAAGCACACCAAGCTCAGACCGGTATAATTGAACGTTAACAGCTCCTGACCTGTCAACAACTGGCGTTAACGATGTCAGGTGGTGCGAGCTTCATGAGCAAGGTGCGGTCCGCCTTTAGGAAGGAGCCTGAGGACTGGGACCTGAGCGACACGGCGCCCTTTGACCTCTCCGGGGACGAGCTCGCGGAGGATGAGGCGCCCAAGTTCAACAAACTCAAAGTGGTGGTTTCCGGTGAGATGGAGGACTACGCAGCAGGGGCACCGTCGAACGGCGTCGCGGTGAACACAGTGGTGGTGGATGATGACGATTCGCTGCTCGACTCGTCTTCGGGGAGTTTGGGGAGCCCCGGTGTCAACATGGACCGGTCGCAGTGTGAGAGCTGcacgaggaagagagagggggttaaACGGAGGAGAGTGATGAAGAAGTTGGCTTGGGCCTCAGTGTTGTATTTCCTCTTCATGATTGGAGAACTGATAGGTGAGCAGACAAAACACTACACTAGTCTGTTACAGGACTGACTACAGACTCTCATTATACACTTAGTACTGTGAGGTTAAAGCTGTGGCCTTCAAGTTCCAATCAAATCAACTTGGTATGATGTTTGGAACATTGACTTCCAAGTTCCAAACTGAAGTACCCTGAGTGGACATACTCACTAGCGCTGGTCCTGGAGAGGTACTGCGGTTGCACTGCACGCCCAGCGCTAgagcacacctgattccactaactAATCATCAACACCTTTTATTAGGTGAATGAAGAGTGTTAGTGACGGGCTGAAACTGAAGTCTGCCCAGTGTAGgccctgtagctctccaggaccagggctggGGACAGCTGTAGACTGTACTCAGTTAGTTTCTTTTCAGATCATACATCTCCCACATCAACATTGTGATTGGATCTGTAGTCTTAGTCGGTCATACCCGTCCCTCCTCATACCTGGTCCCAGGTGAAGAGTGGAGGAATGTTCAACACATAGTGGTATTAGTGTACCTGTACAATCACCTGCTgccataacaatacacacatacacctaagATGAcaaatgtatgtgtgtttgatTATGTTCTGAGAAATAGCCGATTTGAATTAACTAACagttatctgtgtgtgtctgtaggtggAGATGTAGCTAACAGCTGTCTGTAGGTGGAGATGTAGCTAACAGCTGTCTGTAGGTGGAGATGTAGCTAACAGCTGTCTGTAGGTGGAGATGTAGCTAACAGCTGTCTGTAGGTGGAGATGTAGCTAACAGCTGTCTGTAGGTGGAGATGTAGCTAACAGCTGTCTGTAGGTGGAGATGTAGCTAACAGCTGTCTGTAGGTGGAGATGTAGCTAACAGCTGTCTGTAGGTGGAGATGTAGCTAACAGCTGTCTGTAGGTGGAGATGTAGCTAACAGCTGTGTGTAGGTGGAGATGTAGCTAACAGCTGTGTGTAGGTGGAGATGTAGCTAACAGCTGTGTGTAGGTGGAGATGTAGCTAACAGCTGTGTGTAGGTGGAGATGTAGCTAACAGCTGTGTGTAGGTGGAGATGTATTAGTAGGTTATAATGTAGGTCATGGataggcaactttgatggggtggggccacaaaatctgaactcatcatgaggggcagcAGTGGCTCTCAGGTCTGCATACCCAGTTCCATCCATACCCACATGTGCAGTCatagccggccctagccttttgtgGGCCCTAAGTGACATTTTGTTGGCgataatgtattatgatgtgtttgtctctgtgtctctaggTGGTTATGTAGCTAACAGTCTGGCCATAATGACTGATGCTCTCCACATGTTAACTGACCTGATTGGGATAGTGGTGTCTCTGCTGGCACTGTGGCTGTCTGCTAAACCACCCACCAATAGATTCACCTTCGGACTGCATCGCCTAGGTAGGTTACTGTTACCCCTCTCCTCTTGCTCCATAAAAAGAACCATATTTGGTCCATCTCATCTCTGTGTCTCTACCCCCCATAGAGGTGGTCTCAGCCGGTATCAGTGTGTTACTCATCTACATCCTAACGGGGGTGTTGTTGAACGAGGCGGTGCAGAGAACTGTCAGTCAGGACTTTGAAATCAACGGAGATGCCATGCTCATCACTGCAGCTGTGGGGGTCGCTGTCAACCTAGTGTGAGTAGCTGAGTACACAcctgcatgcgcacacacacacacacacacacacacagacagagagagcggtcATTATGCACCAGAACACTCACCAGCCCTGACCTGacagtggggaggagggagggattcCTGATTCCAGTTAGAGTGAATGAATGATGAAGCTTCCTTGTCTCCAGCCAAGGACAGCAGTGTGTCTGGCTGTAAAAGACCCACAGTCAGTGTATGATGACATGTCATAAACTACTGCAGTACAAAGGTCTTTTCGTCTCCACTCCACACTACTGGAGCTAAATTACTTTTCAATTGTGTGACTCGCTTTGTTAGAGCGTGGCGTGTGTAGAGTGTTGATGATGAGCGTGGCGTGTGTAGGGTGTTGATGATGAGCGTGGCGTGTGTTGATGAGCGTGGCGTGTGTAGTGTGATAAGCGTGGCGCGTGtagtgtgtacagtcgtggccaaaagttttgagaatgacagtttgtatgatggcaatttgcatatactccagaatgttatcaagagtgatcagatgaattgcaattaattgaaaagttcctctttgccatgcaaatgaactaaatcccccaaaaaacatttgcactgcatttcagccccgccacaaaaggaccagctggcaTCATGTCAGttattctctcattaacacaggtgtgagtgttgacgaggacaaggctggagatcactctgtcatgctgattgagtttgaataacagacaggaagcttcaaaaggagggtggtgcttggaatcattgttcttcctctgtcaaccatggttacctgcaaggaaacacgtgccgtcatcattgctttgcacaaaaagggcttcacaggcaaggatattgctgccggtaagattgcacctaaatcaaccatttatcggatcatcaagaacttcaaggagagcggttcaattgttgtgaagaaggcttcagggcacacAAGAAAGTCcggcaagcgccaggactgtctcctaaagttgatttagctgcgggatcgggtcaccaccagtacagagcttgctcaggaatggcagcaggcaggtgtgagtgcatctgcacgcacagtgaggcaaagacttttggaggatggcctggtgtcaagaagggcagcaaagaaaccacttctctccaggaaaaacatcagggacagactgatattctgcaaaaggtacagggattggactgctgaggactggggtaaagtcattttctctgaatcctctttccgattgtttggggcatccggaaaaaagcttgtccggagaagacaaggtgagcactaccatcagtcctgtgtcatgccaacagtaaagcatcctgagaccattcatgtgtggggttgcatctcagccaagggagtgggctcactcacaattttgcctaagaacacagccatgaataaagaatggtaccaacacatcctccgagagcaacttctcccaaccatccaggaacagtttggtgacgaacaatgccttttccagcatgatggagcaccttgccataaggcaaaagtgataactaagtggctcggggattttgggtccatggccagaaaactccccagaccttagtcccattgagaacttgtggtcaatcctcaagaggcttGACACCGTGGACCATGCTGTTGTGGAATTACTGGTCTTGCTCTAGATTGTGTACAATTTGATAGGTCATTTATAAACCAATGTGTAATGACGGATGGTTGCAAATCCGTAGAGTTGTGCTCAGGTGTTCCACAAGGTTCTATTTTTGggcccactgttgttcattttgtatatcaacaacattggggatcATATTGAAACAGCATGTAGCATCAATcaacagaatctgtatgatttaaagctGGTTCTGAATCcgggtaaaacaaaatgcatggtcttttcaaatgccaggcatgttaccaatcatgtcattgctacattggctggacatactatagagcaagtcaaagtgtacaaatatttgggtgtgaGGGATGATGTCCAGCTGAGCTTCACTGTTAatgtagagaacttgataaggaagctcaagctgagAATAGGTTTTTATTACCGGAATAAGGCTTGTTTTCCTCTGGAGGCCTggaaggagctggtacgatgtacattactgTCGGTTTTAGATTTGAGTGTTCTATACATGCAGGCCTcagccactaccctgagagcacttgattcagtatATCATGTGGTCCTCAGGTTCATTACCAATCAAAAACGTCTAAcacattgtgatctctacaggcTGTTGGCTGGTtgtcattgaccttgcgtaggcttaaacactggtatacactgatttataaggccatactGGGTAAAATGCCACTCTGTTCTTTTTTTTAATCATGtcggtaaataaatatcaattacggtcccattGGCTTTTAACAATACCAagaattagaacaggtcatggtagaaatagttttagttactcagctctgtggtcctggaattctctcctgaacatttgaTGATCTAGTCATGTTGCTGGAGTTTTAACTCCTGGTCCATGTAAATATCagtgtaattgtctttaggacagtttttttatttttttatgtaatatGTAATTGTCTagttttgtttagtgttgtgttagtgCATGTAGgttgtctgaaacgttgttctccctgctgctattggaccaggtctctcttggaaaagagatgttatctcaatgaggaaaacctgtataaataaagtaaaaaaaaaaaaaaaaaaatgtggcgTGTGAGCGTGGCGTGTGCAGGTGAGCGTGGCGTGTGCAGGTGAGCGTGTGCAGGTGAGCGTGGCGTGTGCAGGTGAGCGTGGCGTgttgtgacggccctgaatttcgtggcctttctccgctggagatctgttAGCGGATTGGATTGTCTGACTGACCaactgactacaacctttttgTATACGgaatttcatttgttttggtgtgatgtataccGTGATTTATGTAGTTGAGGACTTATTAAGATTTGATACGCTTTATGGTTGtgttaaaataatttgttttgattggtactgggtttacgctacactgggatgaacggacaaacattgcgtgactaaggtcacttgagttccctgaacttgtttaccgggctggactcttttaGGTCCGAGGTACAGGACTTTTCTGGAGGAACCAGACCTCATTgttatattatgtgtgtgtgatcatttatgttggTAATACAATCCATGCAAAAGAATACCtttgttttgaagttatttccaatgttttaagggtttaTGGAAAGTGTATGTCCATCCTGACTTTTACAtaagtcctttgtattggtgtagacttgacggaccagatgggactcattccctcccaaaccaaaaggagaaactaatattttctctggtaggcacaacctacctggcatcCCTATAAAtgataacctcaagtcaaaaccatTAGTGTGTTGACGAGCGGGGGGCGTGTGTAGTGTGTTGACGAGCGGGGggcgtgtgtgtagtgtgttgacGAGCGGGGggcgtgtgtgtagtgtgttgacGAGCGGGGggcgtgtgtgtagtgtgttgacGAGCGGGGggcgtgtgtgtagtgtgttgacGAGCGGGGggcgtgtgtgtgtagtgtgttgacGAGcggggggcgtgtgtgtgtgtagttgacgAGCGGGGGGGGGCGTGTGTAGTGTGTTGACGAGCGGGGGGGgggagtgtgtagtgtgttgacgagcggggggggggggcgtgtgtTGATAGTGTAGCCTCAAATCATGTATAGTAATGATTAAACGTAGTAGTACATAATTAAACGGCCACCAGAAGTTAAAGCAAACTGAcaaatctctctcctctctctttatttatttaGTATGGGTTTCCTCCTGAACCAGACCGGTAACGGTCACCTCCACTCCCACGGGGGTCATGGTCACTCACACGGGGTTCCCCCTCCACCCTCACACGGCCATGGCCACAGCCACGGTGGCCCCCCAGCCCAGGGTCCCCAGGGAAGCCTGGCGGTCAGGGCAGCCTTCATCCATGCACTGGGAGACCTGGTCCAGAGTATAGGGGTCCTCATAGCTGCCTACATCGTTCGCTTCAAGGTAGGCTGGAACGTCTGACCTGGGAGCAGGAAGAGGGGTTAAAGATCCATTTATTTTGGAACTGTTTAATGTTGAAGGGATGAATGGGATGGTTTAAGGGCTTTCTTGGTCGggccagggttgtgttcattagtccATGCAACAGAAAAAGTTGTATAACATTTTTGCAATGGCAAACGCAAATTACCGTTTCTTattgcagggtttcccaaactctgtgcTGGGGTCCCCCTCGGGAGCACGTTTTGGCTTTGTACCTACGGTCCTGGGGTCCCCCTCGGGAGCACGTTTTGGCTTTGTACCTACGGTCCTGGGGTCCCCCTCGGGAGCACGTTTTGGCTTTGTACCTACGGTCCTGGGGTCCCCCTCGGGAGCACGTTTTGGCTTTGTACCTACGGTCCTGGGGTCCCCCTCGGGAGCACGTTTTGGCTTTGTACCTACGGGCCTGGGGTCCCCCTCGGGAGCACGTTTTGGCTTTGTACCtacggtcctggggccccccctggCAGCACGTTTTGGCTTTGTACCtacggtcctggggccccccctggcagcacgttttggttttgccctagcactacacaactgattcaaatcatcaatgCTTGATGAGGAGtcaattatttgaatcagctgtgtagtgctatggcaAAATCCAAAACCTGTACCCAGGGGGAgctccaggaccgagtttgggaaaccctgacttattggacaagtccacaTAGAAAGGAACTATTTGTTTGTTTCCTTCAGTTTGTGCCTAACGACCAAGCTGTTAGATTGACCTGACCTTTGCCCCCCTAGCCAGAGTACAAGCTGGCAGACCCCATCTGTACCTACATCTTCTCTATCCTGGTGCTGTTCACAACGATACGCATCATACGAGACACAGGAGTCATCGTCCTCGAGGGTGAGACAACGGCTACGTGTACTACAGTTCATATATTAGCccgtgtttcccaactccagtcctccagtaccccaacagtacatgttgttgtagccctgacaaactcacctgattcaactcattgaggggatgatgatgatgatgattagttgaatcaggtgtttgtCTGGTGCTACAACAAAACTGTgtgctgttggggggactggagttgggaaccagtGTATTAGcctatgtgtactgtatgtgatttAGATCAGTGGTTCGGTCTTGGTCTTGGGGGCataaaggggtgcacattttagttttcGCCCTAGCACTCACACTTGATTCAACTCATCAAGCCTTTGATTTGCTAGGGCAAAAgcaaaaacgtgcacccctttgggtccccaggaccagtaATAGGAACCGCTGATCTAGATCATACCATAATGTCCTGGAGAGACGGAGGTAATCTACATCATCATATTTCTGCTCATTGTTAACCAGACGGATCTACTGTCATCAGAACAAATGCTTATTCTATTCACTTCCTGTCTGACACTGCCATGAACTCTAACCATGATTATATAGAGCTGCTTTAATACTTAGTCCTGCACTAAAACACACTTTCAATTGCCTAATCTGGAGCTGTAAAAATGTCCCATAATGTTTAAATAATAGTAGATTGTTCTCACGCTATGAAAGGCACAAGTCTGTTGTAAACAACTTAGTGAACATGGCAACAAGACTCGCTAGAGCGAAACAATGTTAATGTTCTGAGTTTCACGAAACTGAAAGTGTGTGTTGCTGTTAGGGGCGCCCAGGCATGTGGACGTTCAGCGAATCAGAGAAGACCTTCTGAAGTTGGAGGACGTCCAATCAGTTGACGAGCTCAAAGTGTGGGCATTAACTGGTGACAAGACCTCGGCCCTCGCACACCTGCGGCTCTGTGAGTGACCTTTGACTTCCTCTCCTTTGTTAGTTGTACACATGGCATGTGGAGTGTATTCTGTTGATGGGTTTAGGAACTCTACACTCTGCTTGTATCTCAAATAGTCTTCCTgtgatttttatttaactaggcaagtcagttaagaatacatttttatttacaatgatgctgtgccaattgtgcgccgcccaatgggactcccaatcacagccggttgtgattcagcctagaatcgaaccagggtctgtagtgatgcctctagcccTGAGATGCTGTatcttagactgctgtgccactcgggagccctgggGGACTAAAGGGGTGCACATCCTGTCCTCGACCTTCTCAACTGTATTGGAGAAGTTCCAAGGTCCTTCACCCTCGGACCTACTTTTCCAATGGATTTTAACAAGGAGGCGTCTAGAGATGTGAGGAATCGATGAAAGATAAATGATAAATGAAGAGCCAGTGTCCTAACCTATTTCTGTGCATTGTGCTTCTAGCGCCCTCTAGTGCCAGTGCGTGGGAGGACGTGCAGGCCAAGGCCAGACACCTGTTGATCCACACCTACGGCCTGACCAGGTGCACGGTGCAGgtccagacacacagaaacagggcTACACACACCTGTGCACACTGTCGAGAGTCCACCACATAGCCTGAATTAAAAACGCACAGTCTGAGGACGTTAAACCAGACTGGTGCCAAAGCGTAGTGATCTGGTCGATGCCATCGCCAGGATATTTGGACAATCAGAtgcacattttatttttaaaggaCAGCTGATTCCTCCTGGGCTGTTGACCTGCTTGCAAAGCTTTCTGAAGAGGGGTTGAGCGAATCTTAACTTTTCAACAAAAGATCTATAATAATCACCATTAAAGCCTGTAAATGTTTAACATTATTCCTTTTTTTTGGTACTTCTGTAATTGAACTGTGTTAATGTGTTTGTTTGAGCGCTCTATACTTTGACTGTAGGTGATATATTGTTTCCAGTGGGTTCATCTCAATTCTATTTCTTCGATTCCTTGCCGCCTCCTCAAAacacattggaggagaaggtccgaGGGGAGGAACATCAGATTCAGGGTGTCTGTCATCCTCTCCTCACAAGGTCGAACCACTGGGATCTACTCTGACCTGTTAAGGACCAATCCTAACATGAGATATGCACCTGTATGTAAAGTCTGGCACGCCAATGCAACAACTTACACAGAAATGCAAGTTAACTGTGTGAATATCTGAAGTTCGTATTGGTGTTCTAGTGTATCAGTGTTTGACTAGGTTGATGTGAGGCTGTGTCTGAAAATGTTACTAGCTGGCCAATCCTTTCTGCCTCTGTCCTTGTTTCCTCAACTCCTCA
This window harbors:
- the LOC115203345 gene encoding zinc transporter 4-like is translated as MSGGASFMSKVRSAFRKEPEDWDLSDTAPFDLSGDELAEDEAPKFNKLKVVVSGEMEDYAAGAPSNGVAVNTVVVDDDDSLLDSSSGSLGSPGVNMDRSQCESCTRKREGVKRRRVMKKLAWASVLYFLFMIGELIGGYVANSLAIMTDALHMLTDLIGIVVSLLALWLSAKPPTNRFTFGLHRLEVVSAGISVLLIYILTGVLLNEAVQRTVSQDFEINGDAMLITAAVGVAVNLVMGFLLNQTGNGHLHSHGGHGHSHGVPPPPSHGHGHSHGGPPAQGPQGSLAVRAAFIHALGDLVQSIGVLIAAYIVRFKPEYKLADPICTYIFSILVLFTTIRIIRDTGVIVLEGAPRHVDVQRIREDLLKLEDVQSVDELKVWALTGDKTSALAHLRLSPSSASAWEDVQAKARHLLIHTYGLTRCTVQVQTHRNRATHTCAHCRESTT